One Halobacterium wangiae genomic window, GGCCGCGGTCGTCGAAGGCGTACCGGACGCCGAGTTCGGCGGCCTCCGTCGCGTACCCCTGGCCCTGTTCGTCTGGCGCGACCCAGTAGCCGAGTTCCGCGCGCCCCATCACGTCCTCGACGTCGAACAGCCAGAGGAAGCCCACCGGGTCGCCGTCCCGACAGACGAGGAAGTGCACCGCGCCCTCGTCGTCGAGGAAGGACGCGACGTCGCTCGGTCGCTGGGGCCGGTAGCGCGCGAAGCCGCGCCGGACCGCGGGGTCGTTCCAGTGGTCCTGGACGAACTCGTGGTCCTCGTCGGTGACGGGGTGCAGTGCGAGTCGGTCGCCGTGGAGGAACGCCGCACCGGGCATCGCCCGAACGTCGGCCGACAGACCGCTTAAAACCCCGGTGCCGACCGAAACCCCGCCGCTGAAATACGCGCTCCCCGTCCCTCCGACAGTGACCGAGCGCACGACCGAGGAGCGCCTCGTGACCGGCTACGCCGGCCGGTTGCTCGTCGGGGCGTCCGT contains:
- a CDS encoding GNAT family N-acetyltransferase, with the translated sequence MPGAAFLHGDRLALHPVTDEDHEFVQDHWNDPAVRRGFARYRPQRPSDVASFLDDEGAVHFLVCRDGDPVGFLWLFDVEDVMGRAELGYWVAPDEQGQGYATEAAELGVRYAFDDRGLHRVMARVFATNEASRRVLEAVGFEREGTLRDHYYVDGDHVDAHVYGLLDGD